The Amycolatopsis sp. DG1A-15b genome contains the following window.
CCCGCCGGTAGGTGTGGGCACCGAAGAAGTCCCGCTGGCCCTGCACCAGCGCGGCCGGCAGCCGGTCCGCGCGCAGGCCGTCGTAGTAGGCCAGCGCCGTCGAGAAGCCCGGCGTCGGGATGCCGAGCTTGACCGCCGTCGAGATCACCGAGCGCCACGAGTCCTGCGCGTCCTCGACCGCCTTGCGGAAGCCGCCCGAGGTGAGCAGGGTCGGCAGCTCCGGCTCGTCGGCGTAGGCCGCGGTGATGTCGTTGAGGAACTTCGCGCGGATGATGCAGCCGCCGCGCCAGATCGAGGCGACCTTGCCCAGGTCGATGTCCCAGCCGTACTCGGTCGCGCCGGCCTGGATCTGGTTGAAGCCCTGCGCGTACGCGACGACCTTCGACGCGTACAGCGCCTGCTCGACGTCATCGGCGAAGCGCTCCAGCGAGGCGCCCGACAGCGGCGCGGCCGACGGACCGCCGAGACCGCGGGCCGCCGCGCGCAGCGACGTGGACCCGGACAGCGAACGCGCGAAGACGGCTTCGGCGATGCCCGAGATCGGGACGCCCAGGTCGAGGCCGATCTGCACGGTCCAGCGGCCGGTGCCCTTCTGCTCGGCGGCGTCCTCGACGACGTCCACGAACGGCTTGCCGGACGCCTTGTCGACGTGCGCGAGCACCTCGGCGGTGATCTCGATCAGGTAGGAGTCGAGCCGCCCGGTGTTCCAGGTGCGGAACACGTCGGCGATCTCGGCGGGTGCGTAGCCGCCCGCGTGCCGGAGCAGGTCGAACGACTCCGCGATCAGCTGCATGTCGGCGTACTCGATGCCGTTGTGCACCATCTTGACGAAGTGGCCGGCGCCGTCCGCGCCGATGTGCGTGCAGCACGGCTCGCCGTCGACCTTCGCCGAGATGTCCTCGAACAGCGGGCCGAGCGACTCGTACGACTCCTTCGAGCCGCCGGGCATGATGCTCGGCCCGTGCAGCGCGCCTTCCTCGCCGCCGGAGACGCCGCTGCCGACGAAGTGCAGGCCGCGCTCGCGCAGCGCCTTCTCGCGGCGGCGCGTGTCGGCGAAGTGCGCGTTGCCGGCGTCGATGATGACGTCGCCCTCTTCGAGCAGCGGCGCGAACTCCTCGATGACGGCGTCCGTCGGGCCGCCCGCCTTGACCATGATCACGACCTGCCGGGGCCGCTCCAGCGCGTTCACGAACTCCTGCGCGGAGTACGCCGGGATAAAGTCGCCCTCGTCGCCGAACTGCTCCACCAGCGCGCGGGTCCGTTCCTCGGACCGGTTGTGCAGGGCCACCGTGTGGCCGTGCCGGGCCAGGTTCCGGGCCAGGTTGCGGCCCATGACCGCCAGGCCGGTGACCCCGATGCTCGCCTTCTTGCTCATCCGAATCCTTCCGAAGTCTCTCTCGATTCAGACCCTAGTCCGATCGACGCCTCAAGGGAGGCCACGGAGGAGCAGCTCACCTAGTTCAGGAGAAGCAGCGGATCGGGCCCTTGTTGAACGCGAGCATGTCCGTGATCGCGGCGACCAGGTCGATCTCCGCGCCCCACTCGGCGCCGTCCAGCTCGGCGTAGGCGCGGTGCAGGTTCCCCGGCAGTCGCTCCTGCTCGCTCAGCTCCGCGAAGTCGCCCAGGTCGGTCTCCTTCGCCAGCTCCAGCGGGGACAGCCCGGCGGCCTTCCCTCGCTCGGCCGTCTTCTGGAGGAAGGCCAGGTACGCGTCCACTTTGTCCACGACGTCCAGTCCGCAGGGGCCGCCGTGCCCGGGCAGGATCACGTCCGGCTCCAGCTCCCGGATGATGTCGAGGCCCTTGCGCCACCCCGCGACCGAACCCATCAGCGCGAACGGGCTGCCGCCGTGGAACACCAGGTCACCGGCGTAGAGCACGCGCTGCTCGGGCAGCCAGACGAGCACGTCGTTGGTCGTGTGGGCCGCGTGGCCGGGGTGGATCAGCCGGATCTCGACGTCCCCGGCGTAGAGGGTGAGCCGGTCGTCGAACACGACCTCCGGCGGGCGCGACTCGAGCTCGCCCCAGTCGTTGCCGACGAAGATGCCGTCGAACGTCTGGATGCCCTCGGCGACCATCAGCTCGCGCGTCTTGCGGTGGCCGATGACCGTGGCGCCCGCG
Protein-coding sequences here:
- the gndA gene encoding NADP-dependent phosphogluconate dehydrogenase codes for the protein MSKKASIGVTGLAVMGRNLARNLARHGHTVALHNRSEERTRALVEQFGDEGDFIPAYSAQEFVNALERPRQVVIMVKAGGPTDAVIEEFAPLLEEGDVIIDAGNAHFADTRRREKALRERGLHFVGSGVSGGEEGALHGPSIMPGGSKESYESLGPLFEDISAKVDGEPCCTHIGADGAGHFVKMVHNGIEYADMQLIAESFDLLRHAGGYAPAEIADVFRTWNTGRLDSYLIEITAEVLAHVDKASGKPFVDVVEDAAEQKGTGRWTVQIGLDLGVPISGIAEAVFARSLSGSTSLRAAARGLGGPSAAPLSGASLERFADDVEQALYASKVVAYAQGFNQIQAGATEYGWDIDLGKVASIWRGGCIIRAKFLNDITAAYADEPELPTLLTSGGFRKAVEDAQDSWRSVISTAVKLGIPTPGFSTALAYYDGLRADRLPAALVQGQRDFFGAHTYRRVDREGSFHTAWAADGRPESDA
- a CDS encoding MBL fold metallo-hydrolase; the protein is MTDRSPSAATVTPLADRVHGYVQPDGSWYINNCGFVDAGDHTVLIDTCSTERRTRALLETVAAATGSPVTTLVNTHHHGDHTNGNYLVAGATVIGHRKTRELMVAEGIQTFDGIFVGNDWGELESRPPEVVFDDRLTLYAGDVEIRLIHPGHAAHTTNDVLVWLPEQRVLYAGDLVFHGGSPFALMGSVAGWRKGLDIIRELEPDVILPGHGGPCGLDVVDKVDAYLAFLQKTAERGKAAGLSPLELAKETDLGDFAELSEQERLPGNLHRAYAELDGAEWGAEIDLVAAITDMLAFNKGPIRCFS